From Flavobacteriales bacterium, a single genomic window includes:
- a CDS encoding DMT family transporter — MTRWMAHVALLIANIIYGVNYSIAKLVMPDFVEPFGFVVLRATGAAIFFWCLHFISKKEKIDNNDYLKFALCAVFGVALNQLMFLKGLNLTTPINASIIMTSNPILVLIIASVIIRERVTIFKITGIALGLIGALLLLSFKKDFSFGSETIEGDMYILINSLSYGIYISLVKGLLQKYNPLTVVKWVFSFGVFFVMPFGFSEVMEVEWSSFGLDIWGAVLFVVFVTTCFAYLLNTFALVKLSPSVASTYIYLQPLLAAFFAILMGQDELDLIKVISVVIILGGVYLVSRPTSLVK, encoded by the coding sequence ATGACAAGGTGGATGGCCCATGTGGCTTTGCTCATTGCTAACATAATTTATGGTGTAAATTATTCGATAGCAAAGTTGGTTATGCCTGATTTTGTTGAGCCATTTGGCTTTGTAGTATTAAGAGCTACTGGTGCGGCAATTTTCTTTTGGTGTTTGCATTTTATCTCTAAAAAGGAAAAAATAGATAACAATGACTATCTGAAATTTGCATTATGCGCTGTGTTTGGTGTTGCTTTAAATCAATTGATGTTTTTGAAAGGGCTCAACCTTACCACGCCAATAAACGCTTCAATAATAATGACTTCCAATCCGATTTTAGTATTAATAATAGCTAGTGTAATTATTCGTGAAAGAGTTACAATTTTTAAAATTACTGGAATAGCACTTGGCTTAATTGGTGCTCTACTATTATTGAGTTTTAAAAAGGATTTCTCTTTCGGTTCGGAGACTATAGAGGGCGATATGTATATATTAATCAATTCTCTTTCTTATGGAATTTATATTTCATTGGTAAAAGGATTATTACAGAAATACAACCCTTTAACCGTTGTTAAATGGGTGTTCTCTTTCGGTGTGTTTTTCGTTATGCCTTTTGGCTTTTCGGAAGTAATGGAAGTAGAGTGGAGCAGTTTTGGTCTTGATATTTGGGGAGCTGTTCTCTTTGTAGTTTTTGTTACTACATGTTTTGCGTATTTGTTAAATACGTTTGCTCTTGTCAAATTATCTCCTTCGGTAGCAAGTACCTATATTTATTTACAACCTCTCTTAGCGGCATTCTTTGCTATACTGATGGGGCAGGATGAATTGGACCTAATTAAAGTTATTTCGGTGGTAATTATTTTAGGTGGAGTTTATCTGGTGAGCAGGCCAACCTCATTGGTTAAATAG
- a CDS encoding flippase-like domain-containing protein — MSISGTKKESKRVLRLRMTVFPILIGLGISYYLLQDEFKEYGIPEFTLSLTNCLLIFVIILLASLRDLAYMYRIRIITDKVISWKNSFNIIFLWEFASAVTPSIVGGSSVAFYILYKEGLSPGKSTATVLITALFDELFLIIFAPFTILLVGSSVVFNQDTDLSIFGTQLPIKSIFYVGYGILSILSIVLFSAIFVAPNLIRKIILLAFNLPVLRLKKEFGLKFSNDLETSSIEFRNKPAFFWLQIGLATAVSWLSRYSVLIFIILLFTPLSSYSIVIAKQLVMWIIMLVSPTPGSSGIAEYIFTLFLAGLIPVSIISSLAILWRLVTFYPYLFIGALILPGWTKRKFAKP, encoded by the coding sequence ATGAGTATCTCCGGAACTAAAAAGGAAAGTAAAAGAGTTCTACGATTACGAATGACCGTCTTCCCTATTCTAATAGGTCTAGGCATATCATATTATCTTCTACAAGATGAATTCAAAGAATATGGGATTCCAGAATTTACACTTTCATTAACGAATTGCCTTCTAATATTTGTTATCATTTTATTGGCCTCTTTACGTGATTTGGCTTACATGTATAGAATAAGGATTATAACAGATAAAGTAATTAGCTGGAAAAACTCTTTTAATATTATTTTTCTTTGGGAATTTGCATCCGCAGTAACGCCTTCGATAGTAGGTGGCTCATCGGTAGCATTTTACATACTCTACAAAGAAGGTCTTTCACCAGGAAAGAGCACTGCTACAGTGCTGATCACCGCTCTTTTCGACGAGTTGTTTCTGATTATATTTGCTCCTTTTACTATTCTTTTAGTAGGAAGTTCCGTTGTTTTCAACCAAGATACAGACCTCTCTATCTTTGGCACTCAACTTCCCATAAAGAGTATATTTTACGTAGGCTATGGGATTCTAAGTATTCTCTCCATCGTTTTATTCAGCGCTATTTTTGTGGCACCTAATCTAATTCGGAAAATCATTTTATTAGCTTTCAATCTACCTGTATTAAGATTAAAAAAGGAATTTGGCCTAAAGTTTAGTAATGATTTAGAAACGAGTTCTATAGAATTTCGAAACAAACCAGCTTTTTTCTGGCTTCAAATCGGACTGGCAACTGCTGTATCTTGGCTCTCCAGATACTCTGTTTTAATCTTTATCATTCTTTTATTTACGCCCTTATCTAGCTATAGCATCGTAATAGCAAAACAACTTGTAATGTGGATAATAATGTTGGTTTCTCCTACTCCAGGTAGTTCAGGAATAGCCGAATATATATTCACCTTATTTCTTGCTGGACTTATCCCCGTTTCTATCATCTCAAGCCTCGCTATTTTATGGCGTCTTGTGACATTTTATCCCTATTTGTTTATAGGTGCTCTCATATTGCCTGGATGGACGAAAAGAAAGTTCGCAAAACCCTAG
- a CDS encoding cystathionine gamma-synthase, translating to MKFGTKVIHAAIEPDSATGAIMTPIYQTSTFVQTAPGEHKGYEYSRSQNPTRHTLEKNLAALENAKHGLCFASGMAATDAIIKLLSPGDEVISTNDLYGGSYRIFETIFKNYGIVFHFVPMNDTAAIKEKLNDNTKMIWVETPTNPMMNIIDIKAVSEISKSKDLILVVDNTFASPYLQNPMDLGADIIIHSITKYIGGHSDVIMGAAICNNDNLQERLAFIQNTCGAVPGPQDSFLVLRGIKTLHLRMQRHCENTEKMANHLRNHDKVEKVFWPGFEDHPNHSIAKEQMSGFGGNLSFIIRGNKMEDAYTFLSSVRVFTLAESLGGVESLCSHPASMTHAAIPKEIRERSGVVDSLIRFSVGVEDIEDLIVDIDQALSKI from the coding sequence ATGAAATTCGGAACTAAAGTAATACACGCAGCAATTGAACCAGATTCGGCTACAGGAGCAATAATGACTCCAATATACCAGACCTCGACGTTCGTTCAGACTGCACCAGGTGAGCACAAAGGTTATGAGTACTCAAGGTCTCAAAATCCAACTAGACACACTTTAGAAAAGAATTTAGCCGCTTTAGAGAATGCCAAGCATGGATTATGCTTTGCTAGCGGCATGGCAGCAACCGATGCTATCATTAAATTATTAAGCCCAGGTGATGAAGTTATTTCTACGAATGACCTTTACGGTGGTAGTTACAGAATATTCGAAACAATCTTTAAGAACTATGGCATAGTTTTCCATTTTGTTCCAATGAATGATACTGCCGCTATTAAAGAAAAGTTGAATGATAATACTAAAATGATTTGGGTGGAGACACCGACAAATCCAATGATGAATATCATTGATATCAAAGCTGTATCTGAAATATCTAAAAGCAAGGATCTAATCTTAGTTGTAGATAATACTTTTGCATCGCCTTACTTACAAAACCCAATGGATTTAGGTGCAGACATTATTATACATTCAATCACCAAATACATTGGTGGTCATTCGGATGTAATAATGGGTGCTGCCATTTGTAATAATGATAACTTACAAGAAAGATTGGCATTTATTCAAAATACATGTGGTGCTGTTCCAGGACCTCAGGATTCGTTCTTGGTACTAAGAGGTATTAAAACTTTACATCTTAGAATGCAACGTCATTGTGAGAATACAGAAAAAATGGCGAATCACTTACGTAACCATGACAAGGTTGAAAAAGTTTTCTGGCCAGGATTTGAAGATCATCCAAACCATAGTATTGCAAAAGAACAAATGAGTGGCTTCGGAGGAAACTTATCATTTATCATCAGAGGGAATAAAATGGAGGATGCCTATACTTTCTTAAGCAGTGTTAGGGTATTTACTCTTGCAGAGTCTTTAGGTGGTGTTGAGTCATTATGTTCACATCCAGCTTCTATGACCCATGCAGCTATCCCTAAAGAGATAAGAGAACGAAGTGGTGTAGTTGATTCTTTAATACGTTTTAGTGTTGGGGTTGAAGACATAGAAGATCTTATTGTTGATATCGATCAAGCGCTAAGTAAAATATAA